The nucleotide sequence CTGGCCGTCCTCGGCGACCATCGTGAGGACCGGGTTGTGGAAATTGACCTGCAGCCTCTTGGCCATGCCCGCCGTGTAGCGCGGGTGGCCGGCGAAGGCCAGTTGGCGGGCGCAAACGGGGATTTTCCGTTCGATCGCGTTCGATCGGCGGATCGGTCGAAGTGCCCGGCGTTGACACTCGCGATCCCGGCCGCATGGACTGCGGTGATGGCTCGCGCAGCGAAAGCTCCCCTGCCTTCGCGTCCCACGCTCGCGGCGCTTCGCGAGGCAGCGGCAAGTTGTCGGGCCTGCGACCTGTACAAGCGCGGCACCCAGACGGTGTTCGGCGTCGGCGCCAGGGGAGCGGACCTGATGCTGGTCGGCGAGCAGCCCGGGAACGACGAAGACCTTGCCGGGAAGCCCTTCGTCGGTCCGGCCGGAAAACTTCTCGATCACGGGCTCGAAGCAGCGGGCATCGAGCGCAGCGATACCTACGTCACCAACGCCGTCAAGCACTTCAAATGGGAGCCGCGCGGCAAGCGCCGCATCCACAAGAAGCCGAACACGACGGAGATGGTCGCGTGCAGGCCCTGGCTCGAATCCGAGATCGCGGCGGTACAGCCGAAGCTCGTCGTATGCCTCGGAGCGACGGCGGCGCAGTCGCTGCTCGGAGCAGCGTTGCGGGTAACCAGAGACCGCGGCAAGATCGTCGATACGGCGTACGGCGTGCCGGCGATGGCAACGGTGCATCCGTCTTCGTTGCTGCGCGCGCCCGACGACGAGACCCGTCGCGCCGAAACGCGTCGATTCATTGCCGACCTGGCCATTGCCAGACGATTCATCGAACGCTCGTGAGCCCGCCGCGCCGGCGGTTGCCCGCCTGGCGTAAGCACCGCGAGGCGATTGCCGCCCGGCATGTCTTGGCCAGGAGGTTGCCCGCCTCGCGTCCCGTTGCTAACTAGCTCTTCCCCGAAAACTGCAGCGGCAGCGCCGCTGCCTGCCGGCGCGCCCATGGACTACAAGAGCACCCTCCAGCTTCCCGCAACGGATTTTCCGATGCGCGCGAACCTTCCCGAGCGCGAGCCCGCGATGCTCGCCAAGTGGGAATCCGAGCACCTGTACGGCCGCATGCTCGCCGGCCGCGAAGACGCGCCGCTGTTCCTGCTGCACGACGGACCGCCGTACGCGAACGGCAACATCCACATCGGTCACGCGCTGAACAAGATCCTGAAGGACATCATCGTCAAGTACCGCACGCTGGCGGGCTTTCGCGCGCCGTACCGGCCGGGCTGGGATACCCACGGCCTTCCGATCGAGCTCGAGGTCGAGAAGAACGTCGGGCGCAAGGCACGCGCCGAAATGAGTCTCGTCGAAGTGCGCAAGCTCTGTCGCCAGTACGCCGACAAGTACGTCGGAATCCAGCGCGACGATTTTCGCCGCCTCGGCGTTTTCGGCGAATGGGATCGCCCTTACCTGACGAAAGACTTCGACTACGAGGCCCAGGAAGCGCGCGAGCTGGCGGCGATCCTCGAGACCGGCGGCATCTTCCGCAGCAAGAAGCCGGTGCACTGGTGCGCCTCGTGCCGCACGGCGCTGGCCGAGGCGGAAGTCGACTACGAGACGAAGAAGACGACATCGGTATTCGTCGCGTTCCCGATCGAGGCGAAAGGGCCCCTGGCACCGTTCGCCGACCGGCGCCCGTCGATTGCGATCTGGACGACCACGCCGTGGACGCTTCCGGCCAACCTCGCAGTGGCCGTGTCGCCGGACTTCTCGTACTCGCTCGTCGAGTCGGCCGATCGCAGCCTCGTCGTCGCCACCGACCTCATCCCTGCTCTCGCGAAGCGTTTTCCGCTCGGCAAGACGCTCGCGACGTTCCAGGGACGCGAGCTCGAGGGTGTGAAGGCGCGTCATCCGTGGATCGATCGCGATTCGCTCGTGATCCTCGCTGAACACGTGACGCTGGAGGCCGGTACCGGCGCCGTGCACACCGCGCCCGGGCACGGCCAGGACGACTACGTCGTCGGGCTGCGTTACGGACTGGAAGCTTACGCGCCGGTCGATGCCGGCGGCCTGTTCACGGCGGAAGTCCCCGAGTTCCAGGGCCAGTTCGTGTTCGCCGCCGATCGCGCAATCCTCGATCTTCTCGCCGCACGCGGCGTGCTGCTTGCCGAAGAAGACATCGAGCACAGCTATCCGCACTGCTGGCGCTGCAAGAAGGCGATCATTTTTCGCGCGACCCACCAGTGGTTTTTGTCGATGGAGCACGCGTCCTTGCGCGACCGCACGCTGGAGGCGATCGACACCGTGCGCTGGATTCCGGCGTGGGGCCGCGAGCGCATCCACGGAATGATCGCCGGCCGCCCCGACTGGTGCCTTTCGCGCCAGCGCGCCTGGGGAGTGCCGATCATTGCGGTGCGCTGCGAGAGCTGCGCAAACGTCGAAGCGACGCCTGCGCTGGCCCTTCGCGCTGCCGAGATTTTCGAGAAAGAAGGCGCCGACGCGTGGTTCGCGCGCCCGGTCGAGGATTTCCTTCCGGAAGGCTTTGCCTGCCCGTCGTGCTCGGGCCGCCGCTTCGAGCGCGAGACGGACATCCTCGACGTCTGGTTCGACTCGGGCGTGAGCTTCGCAGCGGTCGTCGAGAAGGACTTCGGCGCCGGCACGGTCGCCGATCTTTACCTCGAAGGCAGCGACCAGCACCGCGGATGGTTCCACTCGGCGCTGCTGACGTCGGTGGCGACGCGCAGCCGCGCGCCGTACCGGTCGGTGCTGACGCACGGGTTCGTGCTCGACGGCGAAGGCCGAAAGCAGTCCAAATCGCTCGGCAACACCGTTGCGCCCCAGGACGTGCTCAAGACCTACGGCGCCGACATCCTGCGCCTGTGGGTGGCCTCGGAAGACTACAGCGAGGACGTTCGCATCTCCGACGAGATCATGAAGCGGCTGGCCGACTCCTACCGGCGCATCCGCAACACCGCGCGCAACCTTCTGGCCAATCTTTCCGACTTCGATCCGGCCGACGCGGTGCCTCACCGCGAACGCAACGAGATCGACCGCTGGATCCTCGCGCGCCTCGACGATTTCCTCGGCCGCTGCCGCCACGCCTACGACGAGTTCCAGTTCCACATCGTCTTCCACGCGCTCAACAACTTCTGCAGCGTCGACCTGAGCGCGCTGTACTTCGATGCCGCGAAGGACCGGCTGTACACGAGCGCGAAGACTTCGCGCGGCCGCCGCAGCGCCCAGGCGACGATGCACGAGATCCTTCATGCGCTGGTGCGCGTGATCGCGCCGATTCTCTGCTTTACGGCTGAGGAAATCTGGCACGCGATGCCGTCGTCGCGGCGCGAAGGCGAGGCTTCGAGCGTGTTTCTCACCGATTTCCCGGTGGCCGATCCCGCGTGGAAGGACGATGCACTGCTGGCGCGCTGGCAGCGCCTCTGGGAGATCCGCGCCGTCGTGACCAAGGCGATCGAGGAGCACCGCCGCGACGGGCGCATCGGACAATCGCTCGAGGCCAGGGTGACCGTCGCGGCCGGCGGCCGCGACGGCGAGATGCTCCAGTCCATCGGCAACCGCGCTCTTTGCGAGATGTTCATCGTCTCGCAGGTCGAGCTTGCCGGCGGCAACGGCAACCTGGCCGTCACCGTCGAGAAAGCGCGCGGAACGAAATGCGGCCGCTGCTGGAACTACGCGGAAGCCGTCGGCACCTTCGCGGATCATCCCGAGCTTTGCGACCGCTGCCATCCGGTGGTGACTGCACTGGACCCATCGTGAAGCCCCGCATCCTGGCGCTGATCGTCGCGGTGGTGTTCGCGCTGGACCAGTACACCAAGCACCTGATCATGCGCGACTGGCAGGTCGGCGAGTCGGTGCCGGTGATTCCGTCGTTCTTCTCGCTGACGTACGTGCGCAACCGCGGCGGCGCCTTCGGAATGCTCGCGAACCTTCCCGATGCCTGGCGGGTCACGTTCTTCGTCGCATTCGCGGTGATCACGGTCGGGGCGCTGGTCTGGCTCCTGGCGAGCACGGCGCGCGAGGACATCCTGCAGCGGCTCGCGATCGCCGCGGTAATCGGCGGCGCCGCCGGAAACCTGTTCGACCGGATTCGTTACGGCGAGGTCGTCGATTTCCTCGACGTCTACGTGCGCGACTGGCACTGGCCGGCGTTCAACGTCGCGGACAGCTTCATCTCGTGCGGCGTCGTCGTCCTGCTGCTCGCCTCGATGGCGTCGCCGCGCGGGGCTCCGGACTGAAGACGTCGGGCGGCGCCGGTCCCCCGGCGCCGGCGCTTTCGTGGCAGCCGCCCACGACGCGCCCAGCCATCCCGCCGCGTCCGCCGCGCAATGGGTGCGAATGAAACTGGCCCGTCCCGTGTCGAAGACGCGAGACGACCGCCCGGGACCCCCGGACAGTGCAAATGAACCAGGACGAGGGAAAACGATGACTCCCAGCAGTGCAAAGCTCGCCGCGGTAGCTCTTTGTTCCTGCCTGCTCAGCGCCTGTGCCGACGGGCAGATGTCGCCGCAGGCGAGCGGTGCCCTCGGCGGCGCCGCGATCGGCGCCGGCACCGGCGCCATCATCGGCAGCGCCACCGGCGACGCCGGAGAGGGGGCGCTGATCGGCGGCGCCCTCGGCGCAGTGACTGGCGCCATCATGGGCGACAGCGTCCAGGCCCAGCAGGAGCGCGAGCAGCGCGACCGCGAGCTCGCCGAAGAAATGCGCCACCACAATCTCGAGGCGCACGGCAGCGAGCGCGGCGTCGTCGTCGATCTGCCGGACGTGCTGTTCGAATTCGGTCGCGCCGAGCTGGCACCGGCAGCAAGACAGAAGATCGTGGCGATTCGTGACGTACTGCAGAGTCCCGGGGTGGTGTGGCGCCACGTCTCCATCGAGGGCCATACCGATTCGATCGGCAGCGAACAGGCGAACCTCAAGCTCTCGCAGCGGCGCGCCGACTCGGTCGCCGCTACACTGGCCGGCCTCGGCGTCGCTCGCCCGCGCATGGCGACACACGGTTTCGGCAAGGCCTATCCGGTCGCACCGAACGTGACACCCGACGGCCGCGACAATCCCGAAGGCCGCGCGCGCAATCGCCGCGTCGAGGTCGTGATCCTGAACGAGCAGAACGAAGGAATGCCGCCGCCGTCGGCTGCCGTCCCGCCGGGGTACCCGCGTCCGGCATATCCGCAGCCCGGTGCGTACCCGCAGCCGTATCCGCAACCTGGCGCCTATCCGCAACCCGGCGCGTACCCGCAACCCGGCACGTATCCGCCGCCGGTGTACCCACCGCCGGTCTACTATCCGGCGCCGTATCCGTATCCGTACCCGCGGCCGTACGGCTACTGAACGCGCAGCGGCGAGCGTACCACGACGGTGACGAAGCCGTTGGGCGATCTCGTGATGCGATCGACGTCGACGGTGAGCCGCCGTCGTCAGTGGCAGCGCAGGCGCCCGAGCGGATCGAGCGAGCATGCCACTGCGGAAGCACGCGTTTCGGCGCAGCTCGACGACAGGCCAAGCAGGATGCGCGCCGACGGAGTCAAAAAGGATCCGAAATCCATCGCGCGGCCCTTGATCGCGATGCGGTAGCGACCTGCTGATCCCTTGACCGGTTTCAGCGACATCCGCGAGATGCCGCCCGCCAGCCCGGCCGGATCGTCGTAGAGCCAGGACGTGCCGTGCAACGCGAACTGCGCCGCTGCGGCGGGGCCACCGAGCACGGTATCGAGCACCGGCGCCTCGTCGTTCTGGATCACGAGGTGGATCCCGTCCGAGACGGGATCGAACGCAGCCGACGCCGTCATCTGGGCCGTCAGCGTCATCCGGTCGTTCGCGCCGCCGCGCTGGTCGATCGAAAGCCTTGCCAGGTCCAGCGGATCGCCGCCTTCGCAGGCGCTGTCGCAGGCGTCGCCGAGCCCGTCGCCGTCGCTGTCGGCCTGGTCGGCGTTCGCAGTAAGGGGACAGTCGTCCTCCCAGTCGCAGTACCCGTCGCCATCCCCATCGTCGCAGGCATGGATGCTTCGCCAGTCGTCGCGGACGGTCTGCCACAGCGGGCCGCGCGACGACATTTCGTCGTAATAGAACCACCAGAACACGCCGCCGTCGGCGTACGGAAACGCGAAGTTGGCCAGGTACATCTGGTCCGCCAGCGCGCGCCGCACTGCACCGGTGGGGTCGGCCTGGCTGCGCCACCACCACGCCTTGGTCGTCGCCGGAGACCAGTAGCCGAGCTCGCCCATGACGATGCGCTGCGACGGGAACAGCGCGTGCAGGCGTTCGTACACTTCGTCGTGTGCCACGCCGAGAGGAGCGTCGCCGATCCACGTGCTGAGCGCCACGGTGTCGATGTCGGCCGCGGTCGCCGGGGCGACGTTGTCGTGGATCCATTGGAACAGCGTGCTGGATGGGCCGCCGGCAGTGCCCATCTGCCAGTAGAACGTCAGCAGCGTTTTCGCGGACGGAGCCGTGGTTTTCACGTAGTGCGCGGCATAGGCGACCTTGGCGGCAACGTCGCTGCCGAGCCACTCGCCGTTGACCTCATTGCCTACTTCCCAGACCTCGATCGACGGAAAATGATCGACGTACTCGTTTACCCGAGCCTGGAACTGCGCCAGCGAGTATCCGGACATCGCCGAGCTGTCGAGGATCTGGCCCATCACCGCCAGGCCTGCCGAATGGGCGAGCGCGACGATGCCGTCGTACTGGGTCGCAGGTACGCCTTCGTCGAATACGATGCGGACGATGCCGGTTGCACCGTCGTTTCCGGTAAGGTCGGCGACCGATGCGAGCACTTGTGTGTCGTTGTTCAATCGGTCGATCGTAAAACCCCACCATTCGGTTGCAAGGCCCGACCTCGCACGGTCGCGACCGTAGTCGCGAAGAAGGATCTCGAATGCGCGCACCAGCAGGTCGAGGGCCTGCTGCGACATCACGCCCTTCTCCGATTCGACCGAAGTTGCCGCGACGGCGCTCAGAAGAGCGTCTGCCTGCGAAACGTCATCGGTGAACTCCGCGCGCGGGACGTAGCCGGGACGACGCGAAAGCGCCCCTGCGAGTTTGCTGCGCACGTCGCGAGCGGCGAGCTCGTTGAAGACGACGGTGCCGGTGGGAAGCCCGGCGCCCTGGTTGTCGAGCAGCAGCGTCGAATAGCCGGTGTGCTCAGTGGACCACGCGATTGCGAGGCCTTCGCCGGCGCCGGCGATGTCCAGCGACGGAAGTCCGGCAGCATCCTGCAT is from Candidatus Binatia bacterium and encodes:
- a CDS encoding UdgX family uracil-DNA binding protein (This protein belongs to the uracil DNA glycosylase superfamily, members of which act in excision repair of DNA. However, it belongs more specifically to UdgX branch, whose founding member was found to bind uracil in DNA (where it does not belong), without cleaving it, appears to promote DNA repair by a pathway involving RecA, rather than base excision.), with the translated sequence MARAAKAPLPSRPTLAALREAAASCRACDLYKRGTQTVFGVGARGADLMLVGEQPGNDEDLAGKPFVGPAGKLLDHGLEAAGIERSDTYVTNAVKHFKWEPRGKRRIHKKPNTTEMVACRPWLESEIAAVQPKLVVCLGATAAQSLLGAALRVTRDRGKIVDTAYGVPAMATVHPSSLLRAPDDETRRAETRRFIADLAIARRFIERS
- the ileS gene encoding isoleucine--tRNA ligase; this encodes MDYKSTLQLPATDFPMRANLPEREPAMLAKWESEHLYGRMLAGREDAPLFLLHDGPPYANGNIHIGHALNKILKDIIVKYRTLAGFRAPYRPGWDTHGLPIELEVEKNVGRKARAEMSLVEVRKLCRQYADKYVGIQRDDFRRLGVFGEWDRPYLTKDFDYEAQEARELAAILETGGIFRSKKPVHWCASCRTALAEAEVDYETKKTTSVFVAFPIEAKGPLAPFADRRPSIAIWTTTPWTLPANLAVAVSPDFSYSLVESADRSLVVATDLIPALAKRFPLGKTLATFQGRELEGVKARHPWIDRDSLVILAEHVTLEAGTGAVHTAPGHGQDDYVVGLRYGLEAYAPVDAGGLFTAEVPEFQGQFVFAADRAILDLLAARGVLLAEEDIEHSYPHCWRCKKAIIFRATHQWFLSMEHASLRDRTLEAIDTVRWIPAWGRERIHGMIAGRPDWCLSRQRAWGVPIIAVRCESCANVEATPALALRAAEIFEKEGADAWFARPVEDFLPEGFACPSCSGRRFERETDILDVWFDSGVSFAAVVEKDFGAGTVADLYLEGSDQHRGWFHSALLTSVATRSRAPYRSVLTHGFVLDGEGRKQSKSLGNTVAPQDVLKTYGADILRLWVASEDYSEDVRISDEIMKRLADSYRRIRNTARNLLANLSDFDPADAVPHRERNEIDRWILARLDDFLGRCRHAYDEFQFHIVFHALNNFCSVDLSALYFDAAKDRLYTSAKTSRGRRSAQATMHEILHALVRVIAPILCFTAEEIWHAMPSSRREGEASSVFLTDFPVADPAWKDDALLARWQRLWEIRAVVTKAIEEHRRDGRIGQSLEARVTVAAGGRDGEMLQSIGNRALCEMFIVSQVELAGGNGNLAVTVEKARGTKCGRCWNYAEAVGTFADHPELCDRCHPVVTALDPS
- the lspA gene encoding signal peptidase II, which encodes MKPRILALIVAVVFALDQYTKHLIMRDWQVGESVPVIPSFFSLTYVRNRGGAFGMLANLPDAWRVTFFVAFAVITVGALVWLLASTAREDILQRLAIAAVIGGAAGNLFDRIRYGEVVDFLDVYVRDWHWPAFNVADSFISCGVVVLLLASMASPRGAPD
- a CDS encoding OmpA family protein, which codes for MTPSSAKLAAVALCSCLLSACADGQMSPQASGALGGAAIGAGTGAIIGSATGDAGEGALIGGALGAVTGAIMGDSVQAQQEREQRDRELAEEMRHHNLEAHGSERGVVVDLPDVLFEFGRAELAPAARQKIVAIRDVLQSPGVVWRHVSIEGHTDSIGSEQANLKLSQRRADSVAATLAGLGVARPRMATHGFGKAYPVAPNVTPDGRDNPEGRARNRRVEVVILNEQNEGMPPPSAAVPPGYPRPAYPQPGAYPQPYPQPGAYPQPGAYPQPGTYPPPVYPPPVYYPAPYPYPYPRPYGY